The following are from one region of the Stanieria sp. NIES-3757 genome:
- a CDS encoding TPR repeat-containing protein has translation MYGKSLEIYRLGLAMNRLAGDLELEGTALHDLGFSFKNLKQYPEALECYQKALSIAKKISSNLAEEAKVATLNNIGEVYRNLKQYERALKYYRQGLMIALNHQDPDIQPLFQILLNNIEEVQKLSGQLI, from the coding sequence ATGTATGGTAAATCTTTAGAAATTTATCGACTTGGATTAGCAATGAATAGACTAGCTGGAGATTTGGAATTAGAAGGGACGGCATTGCATGATTTAGGTTTTAGCTTCAAAAATTTAAAGCAATATCCAGAAGCTTTAGAATGTTACCAAAAAGCTTTAAGTATTGCCAAGAAAATTAGCTCGAATTTAGCTGAAGAAGCTAAAGTTGCTACTCTCAATAATATTGGTGAAGTGTATCGAAATTTAAAACAATACGAGCGGGCATTAAAATATTATCGACAAGGATTAATGATCGCGCTTAATCATCAAGACCCTGATATTCAACCACTTTTTCAAATTTTACTTAACAATATAGAAGAAGTACAAAAATTATCAGGACAATTAATCTGA
- a CDS encoding hypothetical protein (Protein of unknown function DUF820) translates to MNLPNQTISKLTLAEFLELAETKPEQEYLAGEILQKPMPQGEHSVLQASLVTEINQIGKSQKLVCAFPELRCTFAGSSIVPDVAVFEWQNIPLQVNGKISNKFEIAPDWIIEILSPEQSANQVIRKITFCLSQGTKLGWLIDSKDESVVIFEPNSTPIVKANHDILLVLEVLQNWQLSAADLFSWLNFR, encoded by the coding sequence ATGAATTTACCCAATCAAACTATATCTAAACTGACATTGGCAGAATTCTTGGAACTTGCAGAAACTAAGCCAGAACAAGAATACTTAGCAGGAGAAATATTACAGAAGCCGATGCCACAAGGAGAACATAGTGTTTTGCAAGCTAGTTTAGTTACAGAGATTAATCAAATAGGTAAATCACAAAAATTAGTCTGTGCTTTTCCTGAGTTACGTTGTACTTTTGCAGGCAGTTCTATTGTGCCTGATGTGGCAGTATTTGAATGGCAAAACATTCCGCTACAAGTTAATGGCAAGATTAGCAATAAGTTTGAAATTGCACCAGATTGGATCATTGAAATACTATCTCCTGAACAATCAGCTAATCAAGTGATTAGAAAAATTACTTTTTGTTTGAGCCAAGGAACAAAACTAGGATGGTTGATCGATTCTAAAGATGAATCGGTGGTAATTTTTGAACCTAATTCTACTCCTATAGTTAAAGCTAATCACGATATTTTGTTAGTTTTAGAAGTTCTACAAAACTGGCAACTCTCAGCAGCAGATTTATTTAGTTGGCTAAATTTTAGGTAA